Proteins from a genomic interval of Desulfofustis limnaeus:
- a CDS encoding LexA family transcriptional regulator, with protein MNSEPKSNTLRDRLEKVIGKEKPFAWAKRLGIRPATFSRMWNEGVAPKSDTLMVIAKETGYSIDWLLTGEGPPLREEAPTAPKSSIVSLPDQGDFDYIPMVEASLSAGGGAFVESEKVEGYYAFRKSWIKRVATSAKDLVLMRVIGDSMSPTIQARDTVMIDTARKQIKEGEIYAIRFDHTIMIKRLAFRPGGKILVISDNKKDYEPYEADTSDLNIIGQIIFFSRVFVTE; from the coding sequence ATGAACTCCGAACCGAAAAGTAATACCCTTCGGGATCGGCTCGAGAAGGTGATTGGGAAGGAAAAACCTTTTGCGTGGGCTAAAAGATTAGGGATTCGCCCTGCAACGTTCTCGAGGATGTGGAACGAAGGAGTAGCTCCGAAATCGGATACTCTTATGGTGATAGCCAAAGAGACGGGATACTCGATTGACTGGTTATTAACCGGGGAAGGACCGCCTTTGCGTGAAGAGGCACCAACGGCACCCAAAAGTTCAATTGTTAGCCTGCCTGATCAGGGCGACTTTGACTACATCCCAATGGTTGAAGCAAGCTTGTCCGCTGGTGGCGGAGCCTTCGTCGAATCGGAAAAGGTAGAGGGTTATTACGCATTCAGAAAGAGCTGGATAAAAAGAGTTGCGACAAGCGCCAAGGATCTGGTGCTCATGCGGGTAATAGGCGATTCCATGTCCCCGACCATCCAGGCCAGGGACACCGTAATGATCGATACGGCAAGAAAACAAATCAAGGAAGGAGAGATCTACGCCATCCGCTTCGACCACACCATAATGATCAAGCGCCTGGCCTTCCGCCCAGGCGGAAAAATCCTCGTGATCTCAGACAACAAAAAAGACTACGAACCATACGAAGCAGACACATCCGACCTAAACATAATCGGCCAAATCATCTTTTTCAGCCGCGTTTTCGTCACAGAATGA
- a CDS encoding AAA family ATPase produces the protein MGSIRKEVWDSYLKMFPDEEVMLSPFLSGFFITWARLRKEYNTELKIFFLSPEQNIKESYGFENEVMLVYAPFKSMEPRTLQAVEQIYSQSPAKGRVETLNYFLVSDDPKVREWLDTYTSSRQESRIIVSFTRKELEENRGNTWFVRNRLNEQFFGRDLFNYSLPLIEDTYFFGRQQLVMEYLDAIKRKENKAVFGLRKTGKTSFLFKLKRLVENEKIATVLYFDCKQPDIRKSRWFELLEEIATLLKKHFSIKETLIFDDKIASKSFFKLIQYVKNRNKQVCLLFDEIEFVSFVAKLDSHWHHDFIEFWQTMWSCQSQLKNFSFIISGVNPSVIETDIVNGVQNPLFGIVSHRYLTGFSEDEVRIMIRTLGKRMGLKFDHFSISSIFKWYGGHPLLTRLACSWLNTTLSAEAQKPIDINNEIFEGSLKNRG, from the coding sequence ATGGGCTCGATAAGAAAAGAAGTTTGGGATTCATATTTGAAAATGTTTCCTGATGAGGAGGTAATGTTGAGCCCTTTTCTTTCAGGATTTTTTATTACTTGGGCAAGGTTAAGAAAAGAATATAATACTGAACTGAAAATATTTTTTTTGTCACCAGAACAGAATATAAAAGAATCGTATGGCTTCGAAAACGAAGTGATGCTTGTCTATGCACCTTTTAAAAGCATGGAACCACGCACGCTGCAAGCAGTTGAGCAAATTTATTCACAATCACCAGCAAAAGGACGGGTTGAAACATTAAATTATTTTTTGGTGTCCGATGACCCTAAAGTTCGGGAGTGGCTTGATACTTATACTTCCTCTAGGCAGGAATCACGAATTATTGTCTCTTTTACCAGAAAGGAGCTTGAAGAAAATCGCGGAAATACCTGGTTTGTCAGAAATCGGTTGAATGAACAATTCTTTGGCAGAGATCTTTTTAATTATTCCCTTCCATTAATCGAAGATACTTATTTTTTCGGGCGTCAGCAGTTAGTGATGGAATATTTAGATGCCATAAAACGTAAGGAGAATAAAGCGGTTTTCGGATTGAGAAAGACAGGAAAAACGTCTTTTTTGTTTAAACTAAAACGTTTAGTAGAGAACGAAAAAATTGCTACTGTTTTGTATTTTGATTGCAAACAACCAGATATAAGAAAATCAAGATGGTTTGAGTTACTTGAAGAAATTGCGACTTTGCTAAAAAAACATTTTTCTATAAAAGAAACTCTAATTTTTGATGACAAAATAGCTTCCAAATCGTTTTTCAAGCTTATTCAATATGTTAAAAACAGAAACAAACAGGTTTGTTTACTTTTTGATGAAATAGAATTTGTCTCATTTGTTGCAAAATTAGACAGTCATTGGCATCACGATTTTATAGAGTTTTGGCAAACAATGTGGTCTTGTCAGAGTCAATTGAAGAACTTTTCATTTATTATTTCTGGGGTTAACCCCTCTGTGATCGAAACTGACATTGTAAATGGTGTTCAAAATCCATTATTTGGGATTGTTTCACACAGATACCTTACGGGTTTCTCTGAGGATGAGGTTAGGATTATGATCAGAACCTTAGGGAAAAGAATGGGGTTAAAATTTGATCATTTCTCAATAAGTAGTATTTTTAAATGGTATGGTGGCCATCCATTATTAACACGACTTGCTTGCAGTTGGCTAAACACAACTTTGTCGGCAGAAGCCCAAAAACCAATTGATATTAATAATGAAATATTTGAGGGTTCC